Proteins encoded together in one Halorubellus sp. JP-L1 window:
- a CDS encoding bifunctional nuclease family protein: MHATIDSVRVAATHDGPAPVVLLAVDDEAEVVPIFVGGEEALAIARGLDAQDVGRPLTHDLLLDVMEELGGRVERVVVSRVEDRTYIADLHLETPRGEQVVDARPSDCLALAARTNAPIEVSESVFESGRADPAEFDEFDDVREVTDYS; this comes from the coding sequence ATGCATGCGACGATCGACTCGGTCCGCGTGGCTGCGACGCACGACGGTCCCGCCCCCGTCGTCCTGCTGGCCGTCGACGACGAGGCCGAGGTCGTCCCGATCTTCGTCGGTGGCGAGGAGGCGCTCGCCATCGCTCGCGGACTGGACGCGCAGGACGTCGGCCGGCCGCTCACGCACGACCTCCTCCTGGACGTCATGGAGGAACTCGGCGGACGCGTCGAGCGGGTCGTCGTGAGTCGCGTCGAGGACCGGACGTACATCGCGGACCTCCACCTCGAGACGCCTCGCGGCGAGCAGGTCGTCGACGCCCGACCGAGCGACTGCCTGGCGCTCGCCGCCCGCACGAACGCCCCGATCGAGGTCTCCGAATCGGTGTTCGAGAGCGGACGGGCGGACCCCGCCGAGTTCGACGAGTTCGACGACGTCCGCGAGGTGACCGACTACTCATGA
- the pdxT gene encoding pyridoxal 5'-phosphate synthase glutaminase subunit PdxT, producing the protein MTLVAGVVAVQGDVSEHADAIRRAGAAHGETVEVHEIRQSGSVPDCDVLLLPGGESTAISRLLHDEGIAEEIIAHVDAGKPLLATCAGLIVAARDAKDDRVRELDVLDVSVDRNAFGRQKDSFEAPLDVAGLDEPFPAVFIRAPVIDAVGDGVDVLASWDDNPVAVKDGAVVGTSFHPELTTDSRLHDLAFFDAVAVDA; encoded by the coding sequence ATGACTCTCGTAGCGGGCGTCGTCGCGGTCCAGGGCGACGTCTCCGAGCACGCGGACGCGATCCGTCGCGCCGGCGCTGCCCACGGCGAGACCGTCGAGGTCCACGAGATCCGCCAGTCCGGGTCCGTCCCCGACTGCGACGTTCTCCTGCTCCCGGGCGGCGAATCGACCGCGATCTCGCGGCTCCTCCACGACGAGGGGATTGCCGAAGAAATCATCGCGCACGTCGACGCCGGAAAGCCGCTGCTCGCGACGTGTGCCGGCCTCATCGTCGCCGCCCGCGACGCGAAGGACGACCGCGTCCGCGAACTCGACGTCCTCGACGTCTCCGTCGACCGGAACGCGTTCGGCCGCCAGAAGGACAGCTTCGAGGCCCCGCTCGACGTCGCCGGGCTCGACGAGCCGTTCCCCGCGGTGTTCATCCGCGCGCCCGTCATCGACGCGGTCGGCGATGGCGTCGACGTGCTCGCCTCGTGGGACGATAACCCCGTCGCGGTCAAGGACGGCGCGGTCGTCGGGACGAGCTTCCACCCCGAACTGACGACGGACTCGCGGCTCCACGACCTCGCGTTCTTCGACGCGGTCGCCGTCGACGCCTGA
- a CDS encoding YfcE family phosphodiesterase, which produces MRLVIFGDTHVPSRASEIPEWVLDAVREADHVVHTGDFDSQEAYETVTDAAPSLTAVAGNMDPRNLDVSVVEPFEREGVRFVVTHGTGPVESYRERVLDVGREEDADVVVAGHTHEVVDEVVDGIRLLNPGSATGAAPATRTTLYEVEVVDGDLDVTLRAE; this is translated from the coding sequence ATGCGACTCGTCATCTTCGGCGACACGCACGTACCGTCTCGTGCGAGCGAGATCCCCGAGTGGGTGCTGGACGCGGTCCGGGAGGCGGACCACGTCGTCCACACCGGCGACTTCGACTCGCAGGAGGCGTACGAGACCGTGACGGATGCCGCGCCGTCGCTGACGGCGGTCGCGGGGAACATGGATCCGCGGAATCTCGACGTCTCGGTCGTGGAACCGTTCGAGCGCGAGGGCGTCCGGTTCGTCGTGACGCACGGCACCGGGCCGGTGGAGTCGTACCGCGAGCGCGTACTCGACGTCGGCCGGGAGGAGGACGCGGACGTGGTAGTCGCCGGGCACACGCACGAGGTCGTGGACGAGGTCGTCGACGGCATCCGGCTCCTGAACCCGGGGAGTGCGACCGGGGCGGCGCCGGCGACGCGCACGACGCTCTACGAGGTCGAGGTCGTGGACGGCGACCTGGACGTGACGCTCAGGGCGGAGTGA
- the hisE gene encoding phosphoribosyl-ATP diphosphatase, with product MTDADGDVDVDGVAERSDASADEILEELFAVVEDRKRELPEDSYTASLFTHEKGENAVLEKLGEETTELVLAAKDDDHDEIAHESADIVYHLLVLLAMKDVPLSALREELASRR from the coding sequence ATGACCGACGCAGATGGTGACGTGGACGTCGACGGCGTAGCGGAGCGGAGCGACGCGTCCGCGGACGAGATCCTGGAGGAGCTGTTCGCGGTCGTCGAGGACCGCAAGCGCGAACTCCCCGAGGACTCGTACACGGCGTCGCTGTTCACGCACGAGAAGGGCGAGAACGCCGTGCTGGAGAAGCTCGGCGAGGAGACGACCGAGCTCGTCCTCGCGGCGAAGGACGACGACCACGACGAGATCGCGCACGAGAGCGCGGACATCGTCTACCACCTCCTCGTCTTGCTCGCGATGAAGGACGTGCCGCTGTCCGCGCTCCGCGAAGAACTCGCGTCGCGCCGATAG
- a CDS encoding preprotein translocase subunit Sec61beta, giving the protein MSSGENSGGLMSSAGLVRYFDAEDSNAIRIDPRTVVAIGIVFGALVFVLAASF; this is encoded by the coding sequence ATGAGCAGTGGTGAAAACTCCGGCGGCCTGATGTCCAGTGCGGGCCTCGTCCGGTACTTCGACGCCGAGGACAGCAACGCAATCCGCATCGACCCGCGCACCGTCGTCGCCATCGGCATCGTCTTCGGCGCGCTGGTGTTCGTCCTCGCCGCCTCGTTCTAG
- a CDS encoding TIGR00341 family protein: MRLVQVMVPAGKRQTILDVLDDEGIDYAVTDETSGREYTAIVSFPLPTEAVEPVLQSLRDAGIERKSFTIVLNAETVVSQKFEKLKEQYAEDEESTGDRIAREELTARARDLAPAFSTYVLMTIVSVVIATAGILMDSPEVVVGSMVIAPLIGPAMTTAAGTVVDDEPMFRRGLKLQILGFAIAIAAAAGFAWLVKSVNFVPPGLDPTTIDQVSSRLSPDFLSLAVALGAGIAGAVSLRSGVSASLVGVMIAVALVPPTAVIGIGIAWGLPVVVLGASILVTVNVLSINLAAMSTLWYSGYRPDNWLRRDEARSATLSRIGVLFAAIVLISVFLGGTTYVSYTTSLTESTVCEDINGVLDDEAYEEIRLVSVQSVESGRSLAVFRNPAPEHLVVSVAVDPGETYPTLASDIYEELSSDMASTTIEVRFVETEYAPLGVTTPPNPGSTGTLGCTG; the protein is encoded by the coding sequence GTGCGACTCGTTCAGGTAATGGTGCCGGCGGGGAAACGCCAGACGATCCTCGACGTCCTCGACGACGAAGGGATCGACTACGCCGTCACCGACGAGACCAGCGGCCGCGAGTACACGGCGATCGTCTCGTTCCCGCTCCCCACGGAAGCCGTCGAACCGGTACTGCAGAGCCTCCGCGACGCGGGAATCGAACGCAAGTCGTTCACGATCGTCCTGAACGCCGAGACCGTCGTCTCCCAGAAGTTCGAGAAGCTCAAAGAACAGTACGCAGAGGACGAGGAGAGCACCGGCGACCGGATCGCCCGGGAGGAACTCACCGCGCGCGCCCGGGACCTCGCGCCCGCGTTCTCGACGTACGTCCTGATGACGATCGTGAGCGTCGTCATCGCGACCGCCGGCATCCTCATGGACTCCCCGGAGGTCGTCGTCGGGTCGATGGTCATCGCGCCACTCATCGGGCCGGCGATGACGACCGCCGCCGGAACCGTCGTCGACGACGAGCCGATGTTCCGTCGCGGACTCAAACTCCAGATACTCGGGTTCGCGATCGCGATCGCGGCGGCCGCGGGGTTCGCGTGGCTCGTGAAGAGCGTGAACTTCGTCCCGCCCGGACTCGACCCGACGACCATCGACCAGGTGTCGTCCCGGCTCTCCCCGGACTTCCTGTCGCTCGCGGTCGCGCTCGGCGCCGGCATCGCCGGCGCGGTCTCGCTCCGGTCGGGCGTCTCCGCGTCGCTCGTCGGCGTCATGATCGCGGTTGCGCTCGTCCCGCCGACGGCCGTCATCGGGATCGGTATCGCGTGGGGGCTCCCCGTGGTCGTCCTCGGTGCGAGCATCCTCGTCACCGTGAACGTCCTCTCGATCAACCTCGCCGCGATGTCGACGCTGTGGTACTCTGGGTACCGACCGGACAACTGGCTCCGTCGAGACGAAGCACGCTCCGCGACGCTCTCCCGCATCGGCGTGCTCTTCGCCGCCATCGTCCTCATCTCGGTGTTCCTCGGCGGGACGACGTACGTCTCGTACACCACCTCCCTCACCGAGTCGACCGTCTGCGAGGACATCAACGGCGTCCTCGACGACGAGGCGTACGAGGAGATCCGTCTCGTCAGCGTCCAGTCCGTCGAAAGCGGCCGTAGCCTCGCTGTCTTCCGGAATCCAGCGCCGGAACACCTCGTGGTGTCGGTCGCAGTCGACCCCGGAGAGACGTACCCGACACTCGCGAGCGACATCTACGAGGAACTCTCCAGCGACATGGCGAGCACGACCATCGAGGTACGGTTCGTCGAGACCGAGTACGCACCCCTCGGTGTCACCACCCCGCCGAATCCCGGCTCGACCGGGACGCTCGGCTGTACGGGCTGA
- a CDS encoding NOG1 family protein: protein MIFENLPTTPRSEELIDKAFSRAARSGRAKSGLEAQQSMLTTASNILSDNLENVVTAWPDFSTVDPFYYELADAIVDVDAVRQSLNEVTWASRKTAEIQSEYQPKLRKTDADTARKHRKQAFARMADVVEEIEDDLLRIGEARDDLKNLPDIDPDEPAIVVAGYPNVGKSSFVNAVTAARGETASYPFTTKGIGVGHFKRGHLRYQIVDTPGLLDRPEAERNDIEAQAVSALTHLADCVIFMLDASADCGYPLDSQLELLAEVESRFDDVPVLVVCNKSDRSTDVDADAYMSITEDEGVDAVRDMAVDVIDYEPELPYDDA from the coding sequence ATGATTTTCGAGAACCTCCCCACGACACCTCGGTCGGAGGAACTCATCGACAAGGCGTTCTCGCGGGCGGCGCGCTCCGGACGCGCGAAGTCCGGGCTGGAGGCCCAGCAGTCGATGCTGACGACCGCGTCGAACATCCTGTCGGACAACCTCGAGAACGTCGTCACGGCGTGGCCGGACTTCTCCACCGTCGACCCGTTCTACTACGAGCTCGCGGACGCCATCGTCGACGTGGACGCGGTCCGACAGAGCCTGAACGAGGTGACGTGGGCGAGCCGGAAGACCGCGGAGATCCAGAGCGAGTACCAGCCGAAGCTCCGGAAGACGGACGCGGACACCGCCCGCAAGCACCGCAAACAGGCGTTCGCGCGGATGGCGGACGTCGTCGAGGAGATCGAAGACGACCTGTTGCGGATCGGCGAAGCCCGCGACGACCTGAAGAACCTCCCGGACATCGACCCCGACGAGCCGGCGATCGTCGTCGCCGGCTACCCGAACGTCGGGAAGTCCTCGTTCGTGAACGCCGTCACGGCCGCACGCGGCGAGACCGCGAGCTATCCGTTCACGACGAAGGGCATCGGCGTCGGGCACTTCAAGCGCGGGCACCTCCGATACCAGATCGTCGACACGCCCGGACTCCTGGACCGACCGGAGGCAGAACGGAACGACATCGAAGCGCAAGCGGTGTCCGCGCTCACGCACCTCGCGGACTGCGTGATCTTCATGCTGGACGCGAGCGCGGACTGCGGGTACCCCCTCGACTCGCAACTGGAGTTGCTCGCGGAGGTCGAGTCGCGCTTCGACGACGTCCCCGTCCTCGTCGTCTGCAACAAGAGCGACCGGTCGACGGACGTCGATGCGGACGCGTACATGAGCATCACGGAGGACGAGGGCGTCGACGCCGTCCGCGACATGGCTGTCGACGTCATCGACTACGAGCCCGAACTCCCCTACGACGACGCCTGA
- a CDS encoding GNAT family N-acetyltransferase gives MNVRRMTDLDRGAVANLHRRSARELGTAAYDDRTAKAWAGDRCRCDYDLNDPDATFVVAVTAPDETRAPRVERSPGGGEGDVAGFGHLQVDDGEVQAVYVSPTYAGEGVGTQLLEHLEARAREHGLDALSLASSLNAVGFYEYHDYAVTDVASFETKGNGVTATVDVRVMEKSLRSDEDDASGTDESDGSDETTSSSTSRVSHS, from the coding sequence ATGAACGTGCGACGCATGACCGACCTCGACCGCGGGGCGGTCGCGAACCTGCATCGGCGCTCGGCGCGCGAACTCGGCACAGCCGCGTACGACGACCGGACGGCGAAGGCGTGGGCTGGCGACCGCTGTCGGTGCGACTACGACCTGAACGATCCGGACGCGACGTTCGTCGTCGCCGTCACGGCGCCCGACGAGACGCGTGCGCCGCGCGTCGAGCGCTCCCCGGGCGGTGGCGAGGGCGACGTCGCCGGGTTCGGGCACCTGCAGGTCGACGATGGCGAGGTGCAGGCGGTGTACGTCAGTCCGACGTACGCCGGCGAGGGCGTCGGCACGCAGCTGCTCGAGCACCTGGAGGCGCGAGCGCGCGAGCACGGGCTCGACGCGCTGTCGCTCGCGTCGTCGCTGAACGCCGTCGGGTTCTACGAATACCACGACTACGCGGTCACGGACGTCGCGTCGTTCGAGACGAAGGGGAACGGCGTGACCGCCACGGTCGACGTCCGCGTGATGGAGAAGTCGCTCCGCTCGGACGAGGACGACGCCAGCGGGACCGACGAGAGCGACGGGAGCGACGAAACCACCAGTTCGAGCACGTCCCGAGTGAGTCACTCGTAG
- a CDS encoding NUDIX domain-containing protein: MDEETHVVTAFCRHDGLLLLCRRSEHVGTYVGRWGGVSGFAEDDPDEQVRIEIREETGLEGDAIELVRAGATVDVVDEDADRHWVVHPYLFDVDDCDVTPSEEHETTEWVHATEILRRDCVPGLWTAYERVAPSVRSVTADGEHGAASLSVRALEVLRDRAAVLRDEDASPAAAWDEVADLARRLRTARPSMAVLENRVNRAMATAERDAASLESAAMDGIDRAVRVDVDAAERTAALVGDRTVLTLSRSGTVLRALRAADPSTVFVAESRPEREGVGVAEALLEEGPVTLLTDAAVGHVLATEDVDCVLVGADAVLPDGHVMNKTGTRLAALAAAHEGVPVFVACATDKVRADDVVNLESGRRSAVYDGDAALSVTNPTFDVTPPHLVDAIVTERGDVDPAAIGDVAAELADLADWDD, from the coding sequence ATGGACGAGGAGACCCACGTCGTCACGGCGTTCTGTCGACACGACGGCCTGCTCCTGTTGTGTCGTCGGAGCGAGCACGTCGGGACGTACGTCGGTCGCTGGGGCGGCGTCTCGGGATTCGCCGAGGACGACCCCGACGAGCAGGTCCGCATCGAGATCCGCGAAGAGACCGGGCTCGAGGGGGACGCGATCGAGCTGGTGCGCGCCGGGGCGACCGTCGACGTCGTCGACGAGGACGCCGACCGGCACTGGGTCGTACACCCGTACCTGTTCGACGTCGATGACTGCGACGTCACCCCGAGCGAGGAACACGAGACCACGGAGTGGGTGCACGCGACGGAGATCCTCCGGCGGGACTGCGTGCCGGGGCTGTGGACGGCGTACGAGCGCGTCGCGCCGTCCGTGCGGTCGGTCACCGCGGACGGCGAGCACGGCGCGGCGTCCCTGTCGGTGCGGGCGCTCGAGGTGCTGCGTGATCGGGCAGCCGTGCTCCGCGACGAAGACGCATCGCCGGCCGCGGCGTGGGACGAGGTCGCGGACCTCGCCCGGCGGCTCCGGACCGCTCGCCCGAGCATGGCGGTCCTCGAGAACCGCGTGAACCGCGCGATGGCGACCGCCGAACGGGACGCGGCGAGCCTGGAGTCCGCGGCGATGGACGGCATCGATCGCGCGGTCCGCGTCGACGTGGACGCGGCCGAACGGACGGCGGCGCTCGTCGGCGACCGCACCGTCCTGACGCTGTCCCGGTCGGGAACGGTCTTGCGCGCGCTCCGGGCAGCGGATCCGTCGACGGTGTTCGTCGCGGAGTCACGCCCCGAGCGCGAGGGCGTCGGCGTCGCCGAGGCGCTGCTCGAGGAGGGGCCGGTGACGCTCCTGACGGACGCCGCCGTCGGGCACGTGCTCGCGACCGAGGACGTGGACTGCGTGCTCGTCGGCGCTGACGCGGTGCTCCCGGACGGCCACGTGATGAACAAGACCGGGACGCGGCTCGCTGCGCTCGCGGCCGCTCACGAGGGCGTGCCGGTATTCGTCGCGTGCGCGACGGACAAGGTCCGGGCGGACGACGTGGTGAACCTCGAGTCCGGGCGGCGGTCGGCTGTCTACGACGGCGACGCGGCGCTCTCGGTGACGAACCCGACGTTCGACGTGACGCCGCCGCACCTCGTCGACGCGATCGTCACGGAGCGCGGCGACGTCGACCCGGCCGCGATCGGCGACGTCGCGGCGGAGCTCGCGGACCTCGCCGACTGGGACGACTGA
- the engB gene encoding GTP-binding protein EngB, whose translation MFETRPDRSDEVVLVGRSNVGKSTLMREITGHSFDTGQKPGVTREPNHYDWAGDDFVLTDLPGFGFMSGVADEHREQIKDDIVAYLETYADNFLVAILVVDGKSMIDIIDRHSGEDEIPYVVEMFYVLEDLGVPTVVAVNKMDKVDDEDERLNDLCDRLGLFPPWQQYQNIIAPVTAKQGRIQSLNDAVRTHLHDAKRDDLFKFF comes from the coding sequence ATGTTCGAGACGCGTCCCGACCGGAGCGACGAGGTGGTGCTCGTCGGCCGGTCGAACGTCGGGAAGTCCACGCTGATGCGCGAGATAACGGGGCACTCGTTCGATACCGGCCAGAAGCCCGGTGTCACGCGCGAACCGAATCACTACGACTGGGCGGGCGACGACTTCGTGCTCACGGACCTCCCCGGGTTCGGGTTCATGTCCGGGGTCGCCGACGAGCACCGCGAGCAGATCAAGGACGACATCGTCGCGTACCTCGAGACGTACGCGGACAACTTCCTCGTCGCAATCCTGGTCGTGGACGGGAAGAGCATGATCGACATCATCGACCGGCACAGCGGCGAGGACGAGATCCCCTACGTCGTCGAGATGTTCTACGTCCTCGAGGACCTCGGGGTGCCGACGGTCGTCGCGGTGAACAAGATGGACAAGGTCGACGACGAGGACGAGCGACTGAACGACCTCTGTGACCGCCTCGGCCTGTTCCCGCCCTGGCAGCAGTACCAGAACATCATCGCGCCCGTGACGGCCAAACAGGGCCGCATCCAATCGCTGAACGACGCGGTCCGCACGCACCTCCACGACGCGAAGCGCGACGACCTCTTCAAGTTCTTCTGA